In the bacterium genome, CCATTGCTGAAGCGTCGCCCGCTGGCTCTTGCTGAGGTGAATCTCGGCTGCGACCCGCATCGTGCCCCTCTGGCCGTTCGCCGCGAGGGTAACGTGGATAGTCCAATAGTGCCCTTTATTTATGAATCATATCACTAGGGGCGCTCGGATCCGCGGCGACCCGACTGCGGAGCAATCCGCTCGTCTCGGTCGAGCCTGTCGGTTCGACCACCGTCCGCGTGCATCGCCCGCAGAACGGCGACGGTCGGCGATCCCCCGCCATCCTGTGGCTTCACGGCGGTGGCTTCATCGGCGGTTCTCCCAGTCAGGATGACGCGCTGTGCCGCCGCCTGGCGGATGAACTCGGCGTGGTCGTGGCGGCTCCGAAGTATCCCCTTTCCCCTGGCCATCGGTTTCCTGCCGCGCTCGAGATCGCCCACGAGGCCCTCGTCTGGCTGGCTTCACGCGACGACGTCGATGCCGATCGCATCGCGATCGCTGGCGCGAGCGCGGGCGGAGGCCTCGCGGCGCAACTCGCTCTGCTGGCTCGCGAGCGCGCCGAGGTTCGCCCCGTGATGCAGGCATTGGTCTACCCGATGTTGGACGATCGCACGGCGCTTCGGACCGACATCGATGAAAGCGGCTTCCGCCTGTGGAACAATCGCGGAAACCATCTCGGCTGGGCTGCCTATCTCGGTCGCGCGCCCGGCGACCCGGACGTCAGCCCGATGGCAGCGCCGGCGCGCAACAAAGATCTCGCCGGGCTACCGCCGACGTGGATCGGCGTTGGCGATCTCGATCTCTTTCACGACGAAGACGTGGCGTATGGTGAGGCGCTCCGAAGCGCCGGCGTCCCTTGCGAAACGCTCGTAGTCGAAGGGGTCTTCCACGGCTTCGACGGCATTCTCCCCAAGGCTTCGGCTACCGTCCGATTTCGCCGTTCGATGATCGACGCACTCCGGCACGCCTTCGGATCAAACGACTAGCATCCGGCCCTCGGCGGAGCGGGTACCGCGCCGACATGCGCCGCCTAGCGAGCGCCATACAGTCCGATCCCCAGGGCCAGCAATCCGAAGGGGATCGTGTATCCGGTCCACGAGACCTTCTTGGCGAGTTCGAAGAACTCGCCCTCGTCGGTGGCTCGTGCACGCTGCACGACCCAACGGATGCACACGAGGTTGGAGAGGACGGCAATCAGTCCGGCCACGACCTTCACGATCAAGAGCGGCGTCGCACCGGGCCACAAGCGGTAGAAGAGGACGGATCCCGTCAGCAGGACGATGCCGACCAGGGGCGCTTCGAAGTAGAGGTCGATCCGCTTGTGGGCCTCGGCCACGAAACGGCGGGTCGCCATGTCGTGGGCCAGCAACTCGACCACGACCTCCGCAGCAATCAGGCCCATCCAGGCGCTCGCTGCGACGATGTGGATCTGAAGCACGGTGATGTCCATGGCCGCCCCCTCTCTGCGGATCGCCAATCGATCGCCCGACAGGATACCGCTAGACCTCGGGTGTTCTTGTCTTCGCGGAAACCCGCAGGGTGCGGGGATTCCTGTGGGTCGTTCGGCCTGAAACGCCTCAAGACGCCCGCTCCCCGAACCGCCCAACGCCCTGAAGCCCTTGGGTTTCGGGGCGTTCCCACTTCGCCGCGGCGCCTTGCGGAACTGGGGGTCGCACGTTCGAGGCGTGCCGGGCGCGCCATGGGCCACGCGTCTTCAGTCAGGCGGCTGACTTCAGGTTTTCACGAATGATCCTCGGGTGTCGCGCTGCGATTCGAAGGAGCGCGACCGCGGGTCCTTCTGGCTTCCGTCGACCCTGCTCCCAGTTCCGCAGGGTATGAACGCTGATTTCGATGGCTTGAGCGAATTCTTCCTGCGTCAGGCCAACGAACTTCCTCAGTGCCACGATGTCCTCTCCGGACTCGAAGAGTCCCTGCATCAGCCGCTTTCGGAGGCGGGCAGGGATCGCTCGGTGGAGCTGCTCGTCGGTCAGTTCGGGGATGTCAGTCATTGATTTGCTCCCACATGTGAGTGGTACAAGGATTGTTCGTGCTTGTTCGCCAACCGCGCGCCGATGACTCTGATGAGTTCTTCATCCCGCTCCGTGTAGACGACGACCACGAGTCCTCAATCGATGGGGCCGATCGCGATGAAACGGTCTTCGACATCCGAATGCTCAGCGTCGAATATCTCGAGGTAGTCGACACCAGATTCGAAGAGTCTGCGAGCTTCTGCGAATGAGACTCCGTGTTTCTGCTGGTTGCTGCCGTCCTTCGCTTCATCCCACTCAAACTCCACAGGCTACAGACTAAGCCATTGGCGTAGTAAGTCAATGGCTTAGATGTCTTCCGCGTCTCAGCCGTCCGGATGGGACGCGGAGAGCGTCTTCGGACTGATTCCTGCTGTCTCGATCCCCAGACCTGCCGCGGTTCTCTTCGTCGCCGTCCATGATCGAATCTGCGGCGATGCCCTCGGCAGTGGCGCGCAGCTCTTCTCCCCCCGGCCCCTCGTTCGTCATGACTCCTCGTCGCGCTGGCTAGCAGCCGGTGGCCCTGCCATCGCTTCGAGCCAGGTGCGTACGATCTCGGCAACCCGCTGGTCGAGGTCGTCCGCGTCGGTACCGATGCGCTTCGCGTACGGTTCACGGAAGATGCGGTAGCCACGGAGCAGCGCTGAGATCGCCACCTGCAGCGCCTCGAGATCGTGGGCACGATCGATATCCCCGTCGATGACGTCCTGGCGCAGGCGGCTGAGCATCTCCTCGTATCGCGGCATCGGGTCGACGGTGTCGTCACCGTCGATGACGAGCAGAGCGCGCAATTGGCTGTCGTGGATCGTGTCGGTCGGCCGGAGGGCCCGAAGCCTCCGCTCGACGAAGGAGGCGCCCCGCCTGTCGGCGATCAGAGATTCGGCCACCGCTTCGAAGCGACGAGCAATCGCCGCGCGCAGCAGCTCCCGTCTCGAGCCGAAGTAGTGGTAGATGTTGCCACGATTGACCCCGGCACCGTCGGCGACCTCGCGGAGATTGAGACCGGCCAGCACGCCGTTGCGTCGGATGAGGTCGAGGGCGGAATCGATGAGTCGACGCTCGGTTTCGGCCCGATTTTGCTTTGTCTTCGTGGCCATCGATCGATTCGCCTTCTCCGGCCTGGCTTGCAAGAGGACCGGCCGACGGTCACACTCGCCTCAGTGGATTTAGCGAAACGCTAATAATATCTATCGCTGTGAGCAAGGCCCGCGACGACTCAGGGGAGAGGAAATGTTGAAGAAGGCCAAGTCTTGAAAAAGCTCTTCTCCGTCGTGGTCGCCTTGGTCGTGCTGATCAGCGCGGCCGCTGCTTTGGTACTCAACGTGCCCGCCGCCCAGGACGCGGTCTTCAAGCGCGCAGCGACCGCCGTTCTGGGACAGGCGCCCGCACCTCTGGACGGCATGCGCGTCATCGTCTGCGGCAGCGCGTCGCCGCTCGGCCGGGATCCCGAGCGCGCCCAGGCCTGCATCGCGGTGGTCACCGAAGAGCACTTTCTTCTGTTCGACGTCGGCGCGCGCTCACCCCTCAGGATGGCCCAGGCCCAGCTGCCCATGGCGCGCATCAACGGCGTCTTCCTCACCCACTTCCACTCGGATCATATTGCCGCGCTGCCGGACGTGAACCTGGCCTCCTGGGTACAGGGCCGACCCGCTCCACTCGACGTCTACGGCCCACCCGGGGTGCAATCAGTAGTGGATGGATTCAACGCCGCCTATGGGCTGGATCGTGGCTACCGCACGGCCCATCACGGCGCAGCGCGGCTGCCTCCCGAGCGCGGCGCGATGCGGGCTCAAGTGTTCGACCCGGGCGAGGTCGTCTGGCAGGACGACCTCCTCACCGTCACGTCGTTCGCCGTCGAGCATCCGCCCATCGAGCCTGCGGTGGGCTACCGGGTCGACTATCGGGGCCGGTCGGTGGTCATCTCCGGAGATTCCAACGCCGCCGACGGCCTGTTCACCGCCGCAAAGGCCGCAGACCTCCTCCTCCACGACGCGCTGTCACGTACCCTGCTCGACCCGATGATCGAAGCCGCGACGGAACTCGGCCTGCCAGTGTCAGGGATCATGACCGACGTCATCGACTATCACGCCGACGTGACGTTGCTGCCGGCCCGCGCGGCCGAGGCAGGCATCAAGCGTCTCGCACTGTACCACCTGGTGCCGGTCCCGAACGCGCTGACCGAGAGAATGTTCCTGCGCGGGCTGCCCGACGAGGTCATCCTCACGCGCGACCTGCACACCTTCGATCTGCCCGCGGACTCCAGCGAGATCCGCATCAGGGAGCCCTGAATCATGAGCCATCGTACACAGATCCTCAGCATCGGATCCCTCGCTTTGCTATGCGTGCTCGCCTCGTCAGGTTGCGAGGACATCGAGGACGCTCAGACGGCGAGCGAGGTCAGCTCGGGCCAGCCGAGCCGGCTTCAGGTGGACAACGTGGTGTTCGAGCCGAACATGGGCACGATGTCCCTGCGACCGGAGGCGAACCCCGAGCGCAATGTCTACTACGGCGATCTGCACGTCCACACCGAGTACTCCTTCGATGCCTTCGCATTCGGCACCCAAGCGACACCCCGCGACGCCTACCGCTATGCCAAGGGCGAGGCGATCCAGCACCCAGTGGGCTACGAGATCAAGCTGAGCCGTCCTCTCGACTTCTATGCCGTGACCGACCACGCCATGTTCCTCGGTGTCGCGAAGGAGGCCGCCGACACCAGCTCCGAGCTCTCGAGGCTGCCGGTCACCGACTTCATCCACGACCTGAACGCGCCGGACAACCGTGGCATCATGAGCCTCTCCACGCGCGCCAAGGTGTTCAGCAGGCTCGTGTCGGGTTTCATCGAGAGAATCGCGGCAGGAGAAGTCGAGCAGCAGGAAATCGATGACATATCGAAATCCGCCTGGCGCGACACGATCGAGGCGGCAGATGAGGCCTACGTGCCGGGCCGATTCACGGCCTTTGCCGGCTACGAATACACCTCGTCGACGAGCGAGCGCGGTAATCTGCATCGCAACGTGATCTTCCGCGGCACGGACGATCTGCCCGAGCTGCCCTTCTCCCGACTCAACTCACGGAACCCCGAAGGCCTCTGGGACTGGATGGATGCGCTACGAGCACAGGGCATCGAATCGCTCGCCATCCCCCACAACTCGAACGGCTCGAACGGCGCGATGTTCAAGCGCGTGAACTGGGCCGGTGAGCCGATCGACGAGGCGTACGCCGCACAGCGCATGCGCAACGAGCCGCTGGTCGAGGTGACACAGGTCAAGGGCACGTCGGAGACCCACCCTCTTCTCTCCGACACGGACGAGTGGGCCGGCTTCGAGATCATGCCCTACCGGGTTGGGACGAAGAGGCCGAGCCAACCCGAGGGCAGCTACGTGCGAGAGGCCTACCGCACAGGCCTCGAAGTCGCGGCCGGTGGCGTGGCGAACCCCTACAAGTTCGGCTTGATCGGCTCGACCGACACCCACGTGGGCGGCGGATCCGATCGCGAGGAGACCTACTTCTCGAAGACGGGTCTGATCGATGGCACACCCGAGCGACGCGGATCGATTCCCGCCGGTCGGCTGCTCGGGCTGGCCCTCCGCACCGTTGCTCCCGAGCTCGTGAACGAAGTCGACGGCACGACCTATCTGGAATTCAGTTCCTTCGAGTTCTGGGGCGCTTCGGGGCTGACGGCGGTCTGGGCCGAGGAGAACACACGTGAGGCGATCTACGAGGCGTTCCGTCGCAAGGAGACCTTCGCTACCTCGGGCCCGCGAATCAGGCTGCGCTTCTTCGCGGGGTACGACTTCGACGACGCTCTGCTCGACGCGCCCGACGGGTTGGCCCGCGCCTACGCCGAGGGCGTCACGATGGGTGCCGACCTCGCGGCAGACACCAACCGCGCACCGCGTTTCTGGGTGTGGGCGCTGGCCGATCCGGTGGCCGCACCGCTGCAACGCGTGCAGGTGATCAAGGGCTGGGAGGAAGGCGGCACGAGCCACGAAAAGGTCTTCGACGTGGCTTGCTCGGGTGGCCTCGCAGTGGATCCCGCGACCCATCGTTGTCCCGACAACGGTGCGCGGGTGAACCTCGCCGATTGCTCGTTCGACCCGGACGCCGGTGCCATGCAGTTGCGAACACTCTGGGAAGACCCGGAGTTCCAGGCCGATCAGGAAGCGTTCTACTACGTGCGCGCACTCGAGAACCCGACCTGCCGCTGGTCCACCTGGGAGGCGGTTCGCGCCGGCGTCGAGCCGCGAAGTGACCTGCCCACGACGGTGATGGAGCGCGCCTGGTCCTCACCCATCTGGTACCGGACGGACGACTCGTGAATCCTTTGGAGACGAAATGCTGAAGAAGATCCTGCTTGGGTTCCTGGGCCTGCTCGTGCTCGCTGCCGCCATCGCGTGGTTCACGATCGGCCGAAATTTCCAGAACGCCGATCGACTGTATGGGCGCGAGAGCGCGCCCGCCGACTATGCGCTCCAGGACGATTCGAAGGTCGATGCACCTGTGCCAGAGCCGCTGGTCGTCCAGCCGATGAACCCCCTCAAGAACGTCTACTGGGGCGATACCCACGTGCATACCCACGAGAGCTTCGACGCGAAGCTCTTCGGGACCACGCTCACCATCGAGGATGCCTATCGCTTTGCGAAGGGCGAGGCGCTTCGCAGCGATGGCGGAGAGCGGATGCAGCTCTCGCACCCGCTCGATTTCGTCGCCATCACGGACCATGCCGAGGGGTTCGGGAGCCGAACGCGTTGTGGCGACGCGAACCTCACGTGGCTCGAGTCTCTCAACTGCTCGGTGATGGAAACGCCCAACGTCGCCACCTTCCAGCTGATCCGCGGGCTCGCGAATACGCGCGCTCAGGAAATCCAGCCCGACCCCAGCGTGCCGGCAGGCGTGTATCGACCCAGGAAACGCGAACCCAACGATCGAAGCGCCGTTCCGATCTGCTCCCGAGGCGAAGGCGGCGTCGAGCGCTGCGAGCGAGATGCCCGAAGTGACTGGGCCCGCTACATCGCCGTGGCCGATGCCCACAACGAACCGGGCGTGCTCACGACCTTCGCCGCCTACGAATACTCACCCGTTCTCCCGGACTCCGGCAAACACCATCGCAACGTGCTCTTCAATGGCAGCGACTTGCCCGAGCACGCCATCTCATCCCTGGACGTGGGCAATGCCATCGACCTCTGGCGCGGCCTGGAGGACACCTGCACGGGTGACTGCGACTTCCTCACGATCCCCCACAACATGAACAAGGGATGGGGCCTCTTCTACAGCCGCTACACCTGGGACGGTGGAAGTTACGACGACGAGGGATGGCGGCTGCGCAAGCGTCGCGAACCCCTGGCCGAGATGTATCAGATCAAGGGTGCATCCGAGTGTGCGCTGGGCGTTGGCGCCACCGATGAGGAGTGTGCGTTCAGTCAGGTGCTCGCGCCTTGCGAGCAGGGCGAGGAGACTGGCTGCGCATTCGAAACCGGCTTTGCCAGGCAGGGGCTCAAGATCGGCCTCGAACTCGACCGGGAACTCGATTACAACCCCTTGGCGTTCGGAATGATCGGCTCGACGGACACGCACAATGGAAACCCCGGCGACGTCGAAGAGTGGGACTTCGTAGACAAGGTGGGCCTGATCACCTCGCCTGCCATTCGGCGGCTGCGGGATCGGCCGAACACGCCCCCTGACCAGAAGCCCTATGAATCGATCCTCAAGTTCCATACCTCCGGCGGCTTGGCCGCAGTCTGGGCCGAGGAGAACACGCGCGACGCACTCTTCGCCGCGATGAAACGCCGCGAGGTGTACGCCACGTCGGGGCCGCGCATTGCACTGCGCTTTTTCGCGGGCTGGGGCTTCGACGAGCGTGTCGCCACCGAGCCGGACCCCGTTGCCGTCGCGACCGCAGGTGGGGTTCCGATGGGCGGTGTGTTGCATCCGGCCGATGGCGAGACCGCGAGCCCCACCTTCTACGTGGCGGCGCTCGGCGACTGGATGAGCGCTCCCCTTCAGCGTATCCAGATCATCAAGGGTTGGATCGACGCGGAAGGGCAGACCCATGAGAAGGTCCGGGACATCGCCTGCGCCGACGGCCTTGAGGTGGACCCGACCACCCTTCGCTGCCCCGACAATGGCGCATCCGTCGACCTGACGACCTGCAAGCCGACGGCAGACTCCGGCGCCATGCAGCTGATGAAGGCCTGGAAGGACCCCGACTTCGATCCGACGCAGGGCGCCTTCTACTACGTTCGTGTCCTCCAGAACCCGACCTGCCGGTGGTCGACCTACGACGCGCT is a window encoding:
- a CDS encoding alpha/beta hydrolase, with protein sequence MISLGALGSAATRLRSNPLVSVEPVGSTTVRVHRPQNGDGRRSPAILWLHGGGFIGGSPSQDDALCRRLADELGVVVAAPKYPLSPGHRFPAALEIAHEALVWLASRDDVDADRIAIAGASAGGGLAAQLALLARERAEVRPVMQALVYPMLDDRTALRTDIDESGFRLWNNRGNHLGWAAYLGRAPGDPDVSPMAAPARNKDLAGLPPTWIGVGDLDLFHDEDVAYGEALRSAGVPCETLVVEGVFHGFDGILPKASATVRFRRSMIDALRHAFGSND
- a CDS encoding helix-turn-helix domain-containing protein, encoding MTDIPELTDEQLHRAIPARLRKRLMQGLFESGEDIVALRKFVGLTQEEFAQAIEISVHTLRNWEQGRRKPEGPAVALLRIAARHPRIIRENLKSAA
- a CDS encoding TetR/AcrR family transcriptional regulator codes for the protein MATKTKQNRAETERRLIDSALDLIRRNGVLAGLNLREVADGAGVNRGNIYHYFGSRRELLRAAIARRFEAVAESLIADRRGASFVERRLRALRPTDTIHDSQLRALLVIDGDDTVDPMPRYEEMLSRLRQDVIDGDIDRAHDLEALQVAISALLRGYRIFREPYAKRIGTDADDLDQRVAEIVRTWLEAMAGPPAASQRDEES
- a CDS encoding MBL fold metallo-hydrolase; protein product: MKKLFSVVVALVVLISAAAALVLNVPAAQDAVFKRAATAVLGQAPAPLDGMRVIVCGSASPLGRDPERAQACIAVVTEEHFLLFDVGARSPLRMAQAQLPMARINGVFLTHFHSDHIAALPDVNLASWVQGRPAPLDVYGPPGVQSVVDGFNAAYGLDRGYRTAHHGAARLPPERGAMRAQVFDPGEVVWQDDLLTVTSFAVEHPPIEPAVGYRVDYRGRSVVISGDSNAADGLFTAAKAADLLLHDALSRTLLDPMIEAATELGLPVSGIMTDVIDYHADVTLLPARAAEAGIKRLALYHLVPVPNALTERMFLRGLPDEVILTRDLHTFDLPADSSEIRIREP
- a CDS encoding DUF3604 domain-containing protein, producing MSHRTQILSIGSLALLCVLASSGCEDIEDAQTASEVSSGQPSRLQVDNVVFEPNMGTMSLRPEANPERNVYYGDLHVHTEYSFDAFAFGTQATPRDAYRYAKGEAIQHPVGYEIKLSRPLDFYAVTDHAMFLGVAKEAADTSSELSRLPVTDFIHDLNAPDNRGIMSLSTRAKVFSRLVSGFIERIAAGEVEQQEIDDISKSAWRDTIEAADEAYVPGRFTAFAGYEYTSSTSERGNLHRNVIFRGTDDLPELPFSRLNSRNPEGLWDWMDALRAQGIESLAIPHNSNGSNGAMFKRVNWAGEPIDEAYAAQRMRNEPLVEVTQVKGTSETHPLLSDTDEWAGFEIMPYRVGTKRPSQPEGSYVREAYRTGLEVAAGGVANPYKFGLIGSTDTHVGGGSDREETYFSKTGLIDGTPERRGSIPAGRLLGLALRTVAPELVNEVDGTTYLEFSSFEFWGASGLTAVWAEENTREAIYEAFRRKETFATSGPRIRLRFFAGYDFDDALLDAPDGLARAYAEGVTMGADLAADTNRAPRFWVWALADPVAAPLQRVQVIKGWEEGGTSHEKVFDVACSGGLAVDPATHRCPDNGARVNLADCSFDPDAGAMQLRTLWEDPEFQADQEAFYYVRALENPTCRWSTWEAVRAGVEPRSDLPTTVMERAWSSPIWYRTDDS
- a CDS encoding DUF3604 domain-containing protein translates to MLKKILLGFLGLLVLAAAIAWFTIGRNFQNADRLYGRESAPADYALQDDSKVDAPVPEPLVVQPMNPLKNVYWGDTHVHTHESFDAKLFGTTLTIEDAYRFAKGEALRSDGGERMQLSHPLDFVAITDHAEGFGSRTRCGDANLTWLESLNCSVMETPNVATFQLIRGLANTRAQEIQPDPSVPAGVYRPRKREPNDRSAVPICSRGEGGVERCERDARSDWARYIAVADAHNEPGVLTTFAAYEYSPVLPDSGKHHRNVLFNGSDLPEHAISSLDVGNAIDLWRGLEDTCTGDCDFLTIPHNMNKGWGLFYSRYTWDGGSYDDEGWRLRKRREPLAEMYQIKGASECALGVGATDEECAFSQVLAPCEQGEETGCAFETGFARQGLKIGLELDRELDYNPLAFGMIGSTDTHNGNPGDVEEWDFVDKVGLITSPAIRRLRDRPNTPPDQKPYESILKFHTSGGLAAVWAEENTRDALFAAMKRREVYATSGPRIALRFFAGWGFDERVATEPDPVAVATAGGVPMGGVLHPADGETASPTFYVAALGDWMSAPLQRIQIIKGWIDAEGQTHEKVRDIACADGLEVDPTTLRCPDNGASVDLTTCKPTADSGAMQLMKAWKDPDFDPTQGAFYYVRVLQNPTCRWSTYDALRLSREPDPRVPATLRERVWSSPIWIDAS